From Nicotiana tabacum cultivar K326 chromosome 22, ASM71507v2, whole genome shotgun sequence, one genomic window encodes:
- the LOC107815410 gene encoding protein LOW PSII ACCUMULATION 1, chloroplastic — protein sequence MATAAQFSYITVSSPNFHPSANKRFAFSRQLKDGAKFYTDVTSSRRKPKLLSIVCSNSSPSSDSISSTAKIRSEVLTPFRSVRMFFYVAFIASGGLGGLIASTRLIAALANSSRAAEVPEILKGLGIDLVAVSVFAFLYYRENRAKNAQVARLVREENLANLKLRVDEKKIVPLSAFRGIARLVILAGPSAFISECFRLSEPFTDGLLERGVLVVPFATDGISPSFEFEENEELEEKVSRRKRLWQLAPLYATEWTKWIDEQKKLANVSPESPVYLSLRLDGRVRGSGVGYPPWNAFVVQLPPVKGIWSGLLDGMDGRV from the exons ATGGCTACGGCGGCGCAATTCTCCTATATTACCGTCAGTTCACCCAACTTCCATCCTAGCGCTAATAAACGGTTCGCATTTTCCCGCCAATTGAAAGATGGTGCGAAATTCTATACTGATGTCACCAGCTCCAGACGTAAACCCAAATTGCTCTCTATAGTTTGTAGTAATTCGAGTCCTTCTTCTGATAGTATAAG TTCCACAGCCAAGATAAGAAGTGAAGTTCTTACTCCCTTTCGGTCTGTTCGGATGTTCTTCTATGTTGCTTTCATTGCAAGTGGTGGTCTTGGAGGACTCATTGCCTCTACACGACTAATTGCGGCATTGGCCAATTCATCAAGAGCAGCTGAAGTTCCTGAGATCCTAAAAGGCCTTGGCATAGACCTCGTCGCAGTCTCTGTATTTGCTTTTCTGTATTATAGGGAGAATAGAGCAAAGAATGCACAGGTGGCAAGATTAGTAAGAGAGGAAAATCTTGCAAATCTTAAGCTTCGTGTGGATGAGAAGAAAATCGTTCCCCTGAGTGCTTTCAGAGGAATTGCTCGTTTGGTCATCCTTGCTGGCCCTTCGGCTTTCATTTCAGAATGTTTCAGACTCAGCGAACCATTTACCGATGGCCTTCTTGAAAGAGGGGTGCTTGTGGTCCCTTTTGCAACTGATGGAATTTCTCCTAGTTTTGAGTttgaagagaatgaagaacttgaGGAGAAGGTATCCAGAAGAAAAAGGCTATGGCAGCTTGCTCCTCTTTATGCCACTGAGTGGACCAA GTGGATAGATGAACAAAAGAAACTAGCCAACGTCTCTCCTGAATCTCCAGT GTATTTATCTTTACGCCTGGATGGCCGTGTGCGTGGCAGCGGTGTTGGTTATCCTCCTTGGAATGCTTTTGTAGTGCAATTGCCACCAGTAAAGGGAATTTGGTCTGGTCTTCTTGATGGCATGGATGGAAGAGTTTAA